ataTTTATTTCTGAACATGAAGGCACACCTGTAATTTTTCATCTGTGCTGCAGGGGGCGCCGTGGCTCTCAGGGCAGTGAGCCCTACAGCCCTTATGACTTCAGTGAAGAGCAGGATGTGCCAGATAGTAAGTTTGTGCATCTGCATTGCCATAAAACTCATgatatacataaaaaaagtcattaatACTATATGGGGTTGAATGAGTTTGACCTCTAATCAAGTCCCTGTCAATAGTCCAGACTGGCGGCTCAAAACCGGCCAAGAAGGCACGAGCCGAAGAGGACAGCATGGAGGTGTCGCAGGCAGGAGACACGGAACTGTCCGCTGAGAGGTGAGTGGCTGATAATATGGTAGCGAGACGGCACCACTACGTGACTGTGTCCTAACAACGCTGGTTTCCTCCTTCAGGATGAAAGAGTTCAAGTCGTCTCTGTTCGCCGTGTTCCAGTCTGCACACGCTCAGtctgtgaagatgaagatgctgatggAAGGCATCAACAAAGAGAGCAAAAAGCGCTTCACCGAAGCAGAAATCCGCGCCGCTCTGACTCGCATGCAGGATGACAACCAGGTCATGgtggctgatgacatcatcttcctcatctgaGGAACCGAACCACGACTCGAGTAGCGCGGACTGAAATGTTTCTGGGAGATTTGGCTTCATAAATGCAGCACACGAGAAGCATCACGTATTTGTAAATAGTTTTGTTACGGTTTATAAAGTTGTGttcaaaaacaataaaccatATGTCATGGTTTCTCGCTCATTCTTCTTAATTTGGTGCACCATCCTGCACTTAAGGTTTTAGTGAGGCCATATCTGTTGTGAGCTACAGTTCAAGAAGAGCCATAGAAACTCATACATATATGGCTGTACATCACTGTATATCTTCATCCCTATACTCACAGGCTTTGGCTCGTGACCAAACACTTGTTGAGAGACATGACTCATCAtcctgatgtttaaaaaaaaaaaaaaaatgggccgCTGTAATGCTTTTATCTTTGACATTATCTTTGTTTCTGAGGTTTTGCTGAGTCAGGTGGAAAAAACCAGCGGCCTTTTCTCGACCTAGTTTATGGATTGTGTGGGTGAGCAGAGAGAATTAGCAGAGACTAAAATCTAGTGGTGCTAGTGGTTCGGtgtaaatattgaaaatgtgTGTCACTGAAAGCGGAAGCATCAatgctgtttgcatttaaacaCTTGGAAAAGAAAGAGACCAGACAGAGTTTGAAggacatgatgatggtgagtATCGGGGCGACTCTCTAGAAGTCTATTTTTTTAagggttttgttgttgttcttctcaaGTCTGTGCCTTTATTAAATCTGATTCTGCCCTGTGAAGGTCATCAGAGCTGTGTTGTTGCTGGCAGTCACCACTCTGGTAACTGGAGCAAGAAAAAACAAGGTGGTGTCAGTGAAGTTAGACTCCTTGAGTGGATGTAAAGGAAAGTCTATAAGGGTTTTACTGGATTCCACAGAGCCGCAGAtcaacagcaaaccaacaagAATCATCGCGAACACATCGGTGTCACCCTGGACTTACAGGTCAGTGGTGTTcaaatctctctcacctgaTACCATCAGTCGGGCTAAATGGTTTTGTTATTGCTGCAGAGAGTCCTTGGTACCGTCTCGGATTCCACAGGTGATCTCCGAGGCCGAGTGTCTGACCTCTGCCTGTATCGGTCTGCGAGGCGGTGCAGAGGATGCAGGCTTGATGGCTGCGCCCATCAGGTACCAGATCTTGGTTCTGCACAGGTACGCAGCGTCAGGAGGTTCTGATCTGTGAAACCTTCTGCAGTTTATTAAAAGTTAtggagcacttttttttaatgcaacttGTTTTATGCTCTCTCTGCAGGGTACCAAAAAAGAGCCAGCGTGGGAAGGGGAAGAGGAAACAACAGAGCTATAATTTGAGATTGGGAGTAAAGGCGATTACAGTGGGATGTACATGTGTCAGACCCACTATTGTCTcacaaaactaaaacaaatcAGATGTGTGGCGGAATGATTACTTACAGTCGACAACGTATTCTTCATGTCCTCACATTTTACCTGTGAGGACAGGTATATTGTCCACTTATATCCAAATATATTACTTTGAAATTGTGTTCATTATGTACGTGTTTTACGTTACtgttgacttttctttttgttttttgcaattGTTTAATATTCCAGTTTTAGACGGATTGAATGACtataatttaaatatattcagtAATACTATAAGCAATTCACGCTGAACGTTTGCAaagtgtttgtgttgatgtCGAAGTTTGTACTTCGGCAGCTTGCCGTTGTATCAGCGCATGCCCAGTACCGCTGACTATTTATGGCGCGTTCAGGTCTGTCGGAAATAAAACCCTTGATAACCTCTGCGTAGTCTtcgctttgttttttgtttttttgtcaagttGTGTACTCACGATAAGAGCGCTTCAAACAATATCTATCTCTTCGTTGTGTCGAATTTAAGAGTGAAATAATTTTTGAATGTTCGACTACATTTGCAGGGTCACGGTAAGAGAGCTTCAAACAATATGTATCTTTTGATGACGTAGAATTTCAGGTCATGTTAGCCATGCTTACACAATGCTAACGTgttgtcatttgtttgttgggcAAACTGTAAAGTTCGAAATGGAAATCGAAgatttgtgtattttatttttaaaataggtGTCAGAACTGAGTTACCAAATTGGGAATAACCAGagattttgaaaatatatttaaaaattgaaACACTGGTACGTTattaacctttttttaaacatttttcaagACATTACTTCGTTAATATGAATAATTTGAAGGTATCAGGGGGTCGAGAAATGATTTTCTGCTGTTTTAAGCACTAAACATCCAGGACAAAAGACCATCCATCTATAACTATTATTGTAGTTCAACCAGATAGCATGGCTAAATGCAATGTAAAACATCAGTTCGTTTTCTTAATCTATTCATTTTGAAATCTGTGACAAAAATGACTAAATCCAATGATTTCAGTAAAGCTTTAATTTTACTGACCATGCCAAACAAATACAATCAATCCAGAAACACACAATAATACAGCAGGTACAAACCCCAACAATCCTGACCACTGCCAAGTTACGATGCAAACACTTTCCACGTATCGATCAAGTCAGTATGACTCAACAACGGAAGCAAATTTCATCTTTTTCAAACCAAAAAACTGACGATCCGAGCACTGCGACACATGCCAAAGCAAAGTGACCCCCTCAGTTACCTCCTCCCCTTGCTTTCGAACCCTGTGGTGTTGTTCATATACTTCGTATTTGCATGTGTGCTTTTGAGTTGTGCTTCATAAAACAATAGTGCAATTGGTGCTCTAGATCTAAAGTACTAAATCTACGACTACACTACAAGTCATTTGACAGTTGCAAAAAAATACAGACGAGTTTTCACGTTTTCAGCGCGCACATTACTCTCCACTGTCACTGTGGATTTAAAATGAAACTCTAAATAaacttggatttttttatttctaaccCGGTCTGAtgacttttgttttattgtgtgacCTTGTGTGTGTTGACTATAAAATACTCTGACTAGTTTTATCTCAGTGCATCTTCTCATCTTTACATTCTTTGTGGCAATAATTGTCACGTTTTGCTGTGAATAACgttttgctgtgttgttttctgtcatTTACAAAGCCTCAAAAAAAAGTAACACAGATTTGGAATTTATTTGGCGAAGCTTTATACAGCTTATTAGGACATACAgccatgagatttttttttccattaaccTTGTTTTTTCAATCTtatgcaccattttttttaaaccacctgCGATTTTCACCTAATTCTCCTCCCTTCATTTTCTCCCTTGTTCCTCGGGTCTATCGGCAGgcttcctccttcagctccttgtTCTTCCGCACTTCTTCTGCGTGTTTGTCCTGCCATAGAGAGAGGGgctttaaaattgaaattgtctGCATGGCTTTCAGGGGAATTGTAGAACATTGAACATTTGCAACTCAAATTTTTGATGCAGCTTTGGAAAGTTATTAGCATAATTAAAATATTCCAACCTTGTTTTCACCTtacatatattttcatgtttgcagtGAATGATAATCCTAATAGTCTGTCTGAATTTTATCTCCTTCAGATTGACTGTATTGCTGTTCTTGGACATAgcattaaatattttctttctctaTTTACCTTCTCCTGCAGCCTCTCCAGCATGGCCGCCAGCAGCGCCTCCCTGTTCTCCTTGTTGGCCTCCATCTTctgctccagcttctccttggcGTTTTTGATGAAGTTGTTGTTCTCCTCGAAAGCCTTTTGGATCACCTCACGTTCGTGCTCCCTCTTCTCAGCCAAGTGCTTCAGCAGCTCGGCTTCGTGATACTGAAGGTAGACATTCATTATTGTGTGGGTAATAGAGACACATGAACCATAAATATTCAGcataataaatgtatatatttacgCCAATAAAATGTTATAATAGGTTATAATATTGATGTACTATATTTCATACATTTTCAACCTTAGACTGAAAGACAAAATGGACTATAGGTCCTTTTTAGTGACATTTTTTGTAGCTATTTAGaacttttatttcaaaattgtgAGGTGAATAATGGAGAATTAAAGATTGTTTTTAGGTATAGTTGTTCATATAAACGTTGAATTATAGTTGGTAATGACTGGGAAACATTATTCCTAAAACTGATTTGACTAAAAGTCAAATTTAACGTTGCGTTCACTTTAATCAAGAACgttcatatatactgtatgtccaGTAGATGGCGACATTCGTCCGTCGGCTTGGGTGATTGTCCTGAGGCTACTCATAAACTGGTCTCAGCTTTTCACGTTTGTTGTCATGTGAGCGTTTGTCTTCTGTTAGGTTGAACTAAAATAAATGCctttgtcttctttgtttttttttaacagagaaACAATTAGTGGTCctttttattcaacaaaaagtttgtttttgtttcttcctaAATAGTTGTAATATTTTAGATGAATGTTTTAATTATTTACAGTTTTtatcttggttttttttttttttatcaactttatttgtgtatttaaagaAACTTGTCACTTCAACTCCATTTGATCTTGAAGACCTCTTTATCTTCAGTACTTCTCTCCTCACCTTCCGCCTCTCCTCGGCAGCCTCCAGCTTCTTCTGGATCTCCTCCAGCGACGGGTCCCGGCGCTGCGGCATGGAGGTGTTAAGCTCTGGCGCGCCATCAAAGGAGGGAGGCTTGAGGATGACCTCAAAAGCCTGGCCGGATGTCCGCTTGTTCAGCTCGATCACCTCCACGTCTTTCATGACGCACCAGCCCAAGTCCACCGCATCTGTGTGGGAGCGTTGCCAAAGTGGGAAAGTATCACTCAGTAACCTGGTTGTTATGCTCATGTCCTTGAAAGAAATTCTCCCGAAATACCTTCGGCCTTGTAGGGTGTCTTCTCTGTCTGTGGGTTCAGACATGCGCAGAAGAGAGACACCAGAGGGAGCTCTTTGACTTTCTCCTTGTAGGCTGAGGAGACACACAGGGGTGAAACTGTACCGTCTAACCTGCAATACAGCTTTCAAGTGCACATGCTGCGGCCATGTTTACCTGCAAGAGTCATGTTCTCACTGCGTGTCGTTCCAAGGATGCTGCAGAGTCAGAGAAGGCAGTTAAAGTGCTGTTGACAAGAATGTGTGGTCAGCCAgcaaacagctgtgtgcttcagTAGACgtggagaagatgaagaaacaCTGAATAATAGAAATCCCTAACCCTGgtggacatcatcatcatcagtgagAGTGAGCAGGGCCAGTGTCAAATCGACCTGAGAGAACTACACAACAGTAAGTAACACTGACTAAACTGAGTACATTGATTTTGAGACACTAAAAAGctatatttactatttttttctaACTAAAATACTTTTATAATCAATTTAAATTGGGTTATTGATTATAATATTGTCCCTAATTCTACATTAATGGGtaattgtattttgtatttttagtttttgcACCGCATCCCTCTACATAATTGTCACATGTTTGATTCTTGTTGCTGCTTTTATGGTTATTTAACATTAAGTTGACATTCAAACTAGTTTAGACTCTAATATCCTTTCTGTTTTTTGGAATCTGTCTTTCATTCTTAACTGTTTTTAAATGGGGTTAAAGGATGTTGGTGACATCCTGGACTGGTTGCCTGTCACCAACGACTGTAGTGAAACTGTGGTGAGGCTGCAACACTACTGAcataaatcgtgttttcagactTTGTGATTGTGAGCTCTCACTTACATGTTGACACCATTATTagagaaaaatgtttgaaaagccTAAATCACGGTTATATAGTTAATATCCTCAACAGTTTTAACTTAAACAGGGAATTGGACCTGTTAGTGCTCAAAAACATGGGTGGGTTCCCTGAATTTAAGACACAGTGTTGCCATATACTGAGAGAGGAATAGTTGTGGAACTAGTACCTGGGTGTGAGGGAGAAAATCCCCCCAGGTGCCGAGACTTGCATCCTAACTCAAGGCTACATCGATCCATCTGTTTTACTTACTCTAGTTATGGAAGCATAATCGGGTTATCAAGCAGTCAGACCCATCCTCAGAACCACATTCCCCAGAGCCATAAATCCTGCTTCGCAATTTCATACAATAAAAGATAAAACCCAGGAAGTAGGGTGTTGAGAgatcaaattaaaaaatgctCCTCCGttcctcccttttttctctGTCGACTTAATGAGACTCTGCGACAATCTGGCTTGGGCTGGATGTTTAGCAGACACAAGCATCCATCTTCTCCCGCTCTGAAACTCAAGATGTAAATGTGGAATTCCTGAACAATCCTTTTGAGGCTTCCTCACCTGCGAGCCGAAGATAAATCACGAGGCTTTTATCGTTTTCACCGAAAACAAGCTTTCCACTGGCTTAACCTCTCCATCCTGAGGATTTGAGTTCCTCATGTGGCTTTCAGTTTGATTCCTTCTGGCCCGTTTTTGATGCGataaaattattcatttttcaagtcaATTTCTACTCATACCAATTTAAAGTAAATACTTGACTCTAGATGGTCATAATCTTGATGTAAACTTGAGACATATCAagctaaatgaatgaattttcatATCAAATGGGCATCATGAAAAAATGTGTTCTTCTTTTGTTCAAGGCAGGTtgtaaatgcaaaaataaaataaaatatgattacATCTGTGTCCCAGTAATACTCAAAAGtaacagaaaagaaacaaagcactacaaagtgacaagtgaaagaatcttaaaaattacattttaaattggCAATTTATTGCCTTTTTTGAGCCCTAATGTGGGGTGCCTGACAGGAATTTTATTGTCGTGCAGCTGAACTCATTCAAGGGTTAATTTTGTCCTAAGAAATTCATGAAAACACCAAATATTTCAAAGCTAAATTGGAGTTTTTCTGTGTCAAAGGCGTCAGCGTTTGCTACATTTGAGCGAGGTCAGTCATTCCGCTCAATATAACCAATGTAAAAAACCTGGCTCCTTGTTTTGAACTTTGACATCTGATGATCATTTTTGCAACTGTTACAATGAAGTTTCTTGGCTGTTTAGACGAAGACATGACTTTCTGATCTTGTTCTGAGACAAGAAAATCATGTCTCACTTAGGGCTGACTGGTATAAATAAATGGACAAATTGTTGTCTAAGTGATGGCTGTATTTCGTTGCATCCTAGGACCTTGCTTATGGGACCACTCTGGGAATCAAACACGCTTTTTCTGACTCCTTTTCCTGCTTCTAAGGTAAGTTCTGAGACAAAAATGATGTGTGCAAATAGTTATTAGGAAGGCACTTTCACTAACCACTGACCTGAAATAAAGTGAATTAAACTCAGTCAAcgggacaaaaacaaacagctccGGATATGGGAGACTGTTCTCGCTTCTGCAGCCGTACATGGAATATTTTAGAAAGCCAATGAGACTTTTTTCAACCTAGAATAGAGAAAAATAACAGACTCCTCACCCATCTGCTATTCGCCTTCTCCCTGACAGACTGTTCTGAACACCACCTTAAATCTGTCCCTCACACGTCACAGACATTTAACAATCTGTCGGGATCAATGGGCTGTTCATAGTGATTTATCATCATTCATGTTTACCACGCGCTGTAGTTCCTGTCATACACatccacaacaacacaacaaaaatccTCAACAGCTCAAGCCTGTTTTCAGGATGTTAACTGAGTGTAGCTGACACAGGTGGCATTTAAGCATCAAGTGGCAGCCACAACTCTTGGGTGCCAGGTGTGTGCCTTGGTCTTTCCCAAGATCAGAGTTTTAGATTGGGTTGAGACAGACATTCACCTTTGCAGGTAAAATCAGAAGTGGGTCATTACAAATGTTTGCTGTGCTTTTTAGGAGGCGTGATTCGCGGCGCATGCGTATACAGTGTTTGTGATAGAGACCCATGTGTGGTTAAAGGTGAAGCGCGTAGGAGTGAGACACAGTGTTTTGGACTGTTACTCCAAAAAGCAATCTCCTTCATTTCTTCATCTTTGTCTGGAAACCAGGGTTTGAGGTCCAGACTTGAATGTTCCTCCCTTGTGAGCGTCAGGTTGGAGTCAGCTTTAACACTGAGCTGTCCTCTCATTGGTTTTAATTGACCTGGGTTGCTCATGAGTGCTTCTGCTAATTCTAGAAAAAGCATATTGAACGAATGGTGGATGATGAAATCATTAACACTGGGGTTTTAAATacttaagcattttttttccacattttgtaTCCGTTATATAAGGGCCTAGGAGTGCTTGCTCCTTAAAAGACTCAATCAATAAGAGGAAGATTTGGCATGAGGCATTTCTATTGCGCTCGCTGCAAATACTCTTAATTCCCCTCAAAATATTTTCCCTCTGTTTATGCGACCATAAGACGACAGGGTGAGCCAATACCGCACCTCTTTGTAAAGCATAGCTCCAGCACTTTGTTGACACCAAATAAGGTGTCATAAACCTCCGATTGCTGTACCGAACCTAACCACCACTGTGGCCGCAGGACGACTATCTCACATTGTCTGTCAGAATCAGACACAAAGCTGCGTCGGCTCATATGGGTGATCAATAATAAATGACACAGCCTAAACCCTGCTGGAGACTTCCCGGGCACACCGAGTTCTCGCCCTCCTTTTTTCACCTTCTGCTCCTGTCAGCACGAGACACCGCATCACCGCCATCCTCAAGCGTTCCACTTCAGACACTCACAAAAATCGCTTGGTGAATCCGCTGGAACTAGGTGACAATATGAAGCAGGGTGTGTGGCGGTGCAGACTTACCCCCCTCTGTTCCGGCCTTCTTTACTGTTAGTACAGCGTTGAGTACAGAACCTCCTGTCTGGCTGCACAGATTCAGGCGCCGGGCAACAGCATCAGCAACAGCATCGATGCTGCCTCATGACATCACCATGCAGGCGTCTAATTGGCCCAAGACTCTGCCAGCATCCACTGCTCTCTGCCAATAGGAGCAGGGGGAAATGTCAGGTGGGTGGGCTGTCACCTCTTTGTGCCGTGCTGCAGGGTGGGTGGTGGAATCATGGCTTTATTATTGGGTGGTGCAGCAGTGTGcaatgtgcttgtgtgtgttgtggatgAGCACGAGATGAAGTGGCGCTGGGGAATGCTGGAGTtgctttttctgaagcttctgaaGCTACTTTCTTCCTTTGTCAGTGTTTGGTTGTGGATGATTCAGGCGCAAAACTAAATTATTCAGGTGGAAATCTTTGCATCAAATGG
This window of the Synchiropus splendidus isolate RoL2022-P1 chromosome 12, RoL_Sspl_1.0, whole genome shotgun sequence genome carries:
- the il17a/f3 gene encoding interleukin 17a/f3: MMMVIRAVLLLAVTTLVTGARKNKVVSVKLDSLSGCKGKSIRVLLDSTEPQINSKPTRIIANTSVSPWTYRESLVPSRIPQVISEAECLTSACIGLRGGAEDAGLMAAPIRYQILVLHRVPKKSQRGKGKRKQQSYNLRLGVKAITVGCTCVRPTIVSQN
- the stmn4 gene encoding stathmin-4, whose translation is MTLAAYKEKVKELPLVSLFCACLNPQTEKTPYKAEDAVDLGWCVMKDVEVIELNKRTSGQAFEVILKPPSFDGAPELNTSMPQRRDPSLEEIQKKLEAAEERRKYHEAELLKHLAEKREHEREVIQKAFEENNNFIKNAKEKLEQKMEANKENREALLAAMLERLQEKDKHAEEVRKNKELKEEACR